A single genomic interval of Romboutsia ilealis harbors:
- a CDS encoding YlmH family RNA-binding protein, giving the protein MDKIKLTNHIKDIDLKNKMFKVIDKANSCLKHYDVKCTDFLNPYEIKNAIAILNSFNDIKYSVDGGYDDAERKVIFIYPYYMEYEDIEDTLEIVQVEGNFKFKEISHKDYLGAILNLGIVREKIGDIIIHDNYCQVIVANGICDFLTINLNKVSRNKVIVNKISRDDIIPNSPNYKDISFTVSSQRLDCIISGLYNISRQDSLKYINGERVHVNYEKITSPSKEIEDNSLISVRGKGRSIIVNVGDITKKGRIKVQAKLMI; this is encoded by the coding sequence ATGGATAAAATAAAACTTACTAATCATATAAAGGACATAGATTTAAAAAATAAGATGTTTAAAGTAATAGATAAAGCTAATAGTTGCTTGAAACATTATGATGTAAAATGTACTGATTTTTTAAATCCTTATGAAATAAAAAATGCAATAGCTATTTTAAATTCATTTAATGATATTAAATATAGTGTGGATGGAGGATATGACGATGCAGAAAGAAAAGTCATATTTATATATCCATACTATATGGAATATGAGGATATAGAAGATACTTTAGAGATAGTTCAAGTAGAGGGAAACTTTAAATTTAAAGAAATATCTCATAAAGACTATCTAGGTGCGATACTTAACTTAGGTATAGTAAGAGAGAAAATAGGAGATATAATAATACATGATAATTATTGCCAAGTTATAGTCGCTAATGGTATATGTGACTTTTTAACTATAAATCTAAATAAAGTATCTAGGAATAAAGTTATTGTTAATAAAATTTCTAGAGATGATATTATACCAAATTCACCAAACTATAAAGATATATCTTTTACAGTTTCATCACAAAGGCTAGATTGTATAATAAGTGGGCTTTATAATATATCAAGACAAGATAGTTTAAAGTACATAAATGGGGAAAGAGTCCATGTAAATTATGAAAAAATAACTTCGCCGTCTAAGGAAATTGAAGATAATTCATTAATATCTGTAAGAGGTAAAGGTAGATCAATTATCGTCAATGTAGGAGATATTACGAAAAAAGGTAGAATAAAAGTTCAAGCGAAGTTAATGATATAG
- a CDS encoding YggT family protein: protein MSTIGIAIYYLFDILSWIIVIKSFMTWLPSGGGKFYDVLSTITEPIESPIRSVMYRYTNGPVDFSPMIAILALMLLKNIALRLFI from the coding sequence ATGAGCACAATAGGAATTGCTATATATTATTTATTTGATATATTATCATGGATTATAGTTATCAAAAGTTTTATGACATGGTTACCAAGTGGTGGTGGAAAATTTTATGATGTATTATCAACAATAACAGAGCCTATAGAATCACCGATAAGATCAGTTATGTATAGATATACAAATGGACCTGTGGATTTTTCTCCAATGATAGCTATACTTGCACTTATGCTATTAAAAAATATAGCATTGAGATTATTTATTTAA
- a CDS encoding cell division protein SepF: MGDGIFNKLKNWITEEEEEFDGVEEEYDQEEEEEVEQFTSIPNTKTAKIVNLHTASPMKVVIVEPKKYEEVTTIADHLKQKKAVIVNLENLNDLGMRKSIFEFMNGAVYVLDGGIQKVSKGIFILAPNNVDIDSSIKKELESKTLFPWQSK; encoded by the coding sequence ATGGGAGATGGAATATTCAATAAATTAAAAAATTGGATAACTGAAGAGGAAGAAGAATTTGATGGTGTAGAAGAAGAATATGATCAAGAAGAGGAAGAAGAAGTAGAGCAATTTACATCTATACCAAATACTAAAACTGCTAAAATTGTTAATTTGCATACGGCAAGTCCAATGAAGGTTGTTATAGTAGAACCTAAAAAATATGAGGAAGTTACTACTATAGCGGATCATTTAAAACAAAAAAAAGCAGTTATAGTTAATTTAGAAAACTTAAATGATTTAGGAATGCGTAAATCAATATTTGAGTTTATGAATGGAGCAGTATATGTTTTAGATGGAGGAATACAAAAAGTTTCTAAGGGAATCTTTATATTAGCTCCTAACAATGTAGATATAGATTCTAGTATAAAAAAAGAATTAGAAAGTAAAACACTTTTCCCGTGGCAAAGTAAATAG
- a CDS encoding YggS family pyridoxal phosphate-dependent enzyme, with protein MSVIKENLELIRSNIKEFAHNVKRSSEDITLIAVTKTVDVDKVLEAIEYGVTDVGENKPQELARKYDIIGDKVKWHLIGSLQTNKVKYIIDKVHMIHSLDRESLCEEIQKRAEKIDRVIDCLVQVNISKEDSKHGLYKEDVIDFITNVSSKYNNIRIKGLMTMAPFTENEDEVREVFRKLKDLSLDIDKLNISNVSMKYLSMGMSNDYKIAIEEGSTIVRLGTSIFGERNYNKQQIK; from the coding sequence GTGAGTGTAATTAAAGAAAATCTTGAATTAATAAGGTCAAATATAAAAGAATTTGCTCATAATGTTAAGAGAAGTAGTGAAGATATAACATTAATAGCAGTTACTAAAACTGTAGATGTAGATAAAGTATTAGAAGCTATAGAATATGGAGTTACAGATGTAGGAGAGAATAAACCACAAGAATTAGCAAGAAAATATGATATCATTGGCGATAAAGTTAAATGGCACTTAATTGGTAGTCTTCAAACTAATAAAGTTAAGTATATAATAGATAAAGTTCATATGATACATTCTTTAGATAGAGAATCTTTATGTGAAGAAATTCAAAAAAGAGCTGAGAAAATAGATAGAGTTATTGATTGTCTAGTTCAAGTAAATATATCTAAAGAAGACAGTAAGCATGGATTATATAAAGAGGATGTTATAGACTTTATAACAAATGTTTCAAGTAAGTATAATAATATTAGAATAAAAGGCCTTATGACTATGGCACCATTTACTGAAAATGAAGATGAAGTAAGAGAAGTATTTAGAAAACTTAAAGATTTATCATTAGATATAGATAAGTTAAATATATCTAATGTATCTATGAAGTACCTATCAATGGGAATGAGTAATGATTATAAAATAGCAATAGAAGAAGGTTCTACTATCGTTAGATTAGGAACATCAATATTTGGTGAAAGAAATTATAATAAGCAACAAATCAAATAA
- a CDS encoding HlyD family efflux transporter periplasmic adaptor subunit: MRKIRKIKYSRLFIIIIFAYILLQISINIIGKNIDTLVIESETVELKVSAKGLIIRDEYLIRSNQSGIIKSMVNNGEKLKKGDALAAIYSNSKNLEENKSKIVQLNKEIDELETEYENSKSDISKELINVKIKNKKEQRVVLNDENNKNINYLNITTSGVVSTKYDGYEDIYTLDKLENLTSKDIEDAENNYKELDIENTSIKESEVVARIIQSDYSYIAICTKDDDIFEDNQKVEIVFDSENIQGNVEKIYRNGNDNVVIFKISNQNVEIYDTRVKEFDIIYKQIDGLKVPKQSVKEKNDQKGVYVLNQETKKVDFIELKNIQYEDDEFIFIDYYKNQKEGIKTIDIYDEIILKPNSINKNIKISRW; encoded by the coding sequence TTGAGAAAAATAAGAAAAATAAAATATTCTAGGTTATTTATTATTATAATATTTGCTTATATACTACTTCAAATTTCAATAAATATAATAGGAAAAAATATTGATACATTGGTAATAGAAAGTGAAACTGTAGAGCTAAAAGTAAGTGCGAAAGGATTAATTATAAGAGACGAGTATTTAATCAGATCAAATCAAAGTGGAATTATAAAAAGTATGGTTAACAACGGAGAAAAATTAAAAAAAGGTGATGCATTAGCAGCTATATATAGTAATAGCAAAAACTTAGAGGAAAATAAAAGTAAGATAGTTCAGTTGAATAAAGAAATAGATGAGTTGGAAACTGAATATGAAAATAGTAAATCTGACATAAGTAAAGAATTAATAAATGTTAAGATTAAAAATAAAAAAGAGCAAAGAGTAGTTCTTAACGATGAAAATAATAAAAATATAAATTATTTAAATATTACGACATCAGGTGTAGTATCTACCAAATATGATGGATATGAGGATATATATACATTAGATAAATTAGAAAATTTAACATCTAAGGACATAGAAGATGCAGAAAATAATTATAAAGAATTAGATATTGAAAATACATCTATAAAAGAATCAGAAGTAGTAGCTAGAATAATACAAAGTGATTATTCATATATAGCTATATGTACTAAAGATGATGATATTTTTGAAGATAATCAAAAAGTCGAAATAGTATTTGATAGTGAAAATATACAAGGAAATGTAGAAAAAATATATAGAAACGGTAATGATAATGTAGTTATATTTAAAATAAGTAATCAAAATGTAGAAATTTATGATACAAGAGTAAAAGAATTTGATATAATATATAAGCAAATAGACGGTTTGAAAGTACCTAAACAATCTGTAAAAGAAAAAAATGATCAAAAAGGTGTATATGTATTAAATCAAGAAACTAAAAAAGTAGACTTTATTGAATTAAAAAATATACAATATGAAGATGATGAATTTATATTTATAGACTATTACAAGAATCAAAAAGAAGGTATAAAAACAATTGATATATATGATGAAATCATTCTAAAACCGAACAGTATAAATAAAAATATAAAAATAAGTAGGTGGTAA
- the spoIVA gene encoding stage IV sporulation protein A gives MMNNIYEDIAKRTQGDIYIGVVGPVRTGKSTFIRKFMENLVLPNIENEYKRERTQDEIPQSGSGKTIMTVEPKFVPADGVEIKIKDTVSLKVRMVDCVGYIVDGALGHEEEGKQRLVSTPWSQEAMTFEKAAEIGTKKVIRDHSTLGIVVLTDGSVTGIDRSSYLSAEERVISELKSLNKPFAVVLNTLDPYSESTELLRSELEEKYDVPIVPLNVLAMDEEDIENVMETVLYDFPLNEIRINLPKWVEGLERNHWIKNNIISTLKQSIAEIGKLRDVDSIVQGFSELEFLEDTEVDNVELGEGVISIDLTAKQDLFYNVLEEKSGFKIDGDHQLLNLVTKLSRVKNEYDKIESALYDAKTKGYGVVAPSLDELSLEEPEIIKQGKQYGIKLRANAPSLHIIKADISTEVSPIVGNQTQGEEMIKYLLDEFEQNPSELWESNMFGKSLNDLVKEQLQSKLYTMPEEIRVKIQKTLQKIINEGSMNIITILL, from the coding sequence TTGATGAATAACATTTACGAAGATATAGCAAAAAGAACTCAAGGAGATATATATATAGGAGTAGTTGGTCCTGTTAGAACAGGTAAATCTACTTTTATAAGAAAATTTATGGAGAATCTTGTGTTACCAAACATAGAAAATGAATATAAAAGAGAAAGAACACAAGATGAAATACCACAAAGTGGATCAGGCAAAACTATAATGACTGTAGAACCAAAATTTGTTCCAGCTGATGGAGTAGAAATAAAAATAAAAGATACAGTATCTTTAAAAGTTAGAATGGTTGATTGTGTGGGGTACATAGTAGATGGAGCTTTAGGACATGAGGAAGAAGGAAAACAAAGATTAGTATCAACTCCTTGGTCACAAGAAGCAATGACTTTTGAAAAAGCAGCAGAAATAGGAACTAAAAAAGTTATAAGAGATCACTCAACATTAGGTATAGTAGTTTTAACTGATGGATCTGTAACAGGTATAGATAGAAGTAGTTATCTTTCAGCTGAAGAAAGAGTAATAAGTGAGCTAAAATCTTTAAATAAGCCGTTTGCAGTTGTTTTAAACACACTAGATCCATATAGTGAGTCTACAGAATTATTAAGATCTGAGTTAGAGGAAAAATACGATGTACCTATAGTTCCGTTAAATGTTTTAGCTATGGATGAAGAAGATATAGAAAATGTAATGGAAACTGTACTTTATGATTTCCCATTAAATGAAATAAGAATCAACTTACCTAAATGGGTAGAAGGATTAGAGAGAAACCACTGGATTAAAAATAATATAATCTCTACATTAAAACAAAGTATAGCTGAAATAGGAAAATTAAGAGATGTAGATAGTATAGTTCAAGGATTTTCAGAACTAGAATTTTTAGAAGATACAGAAGTAGATAATGTAGAACTTGGAGAAGGAGTTATAAGTATTGATTTAACAGCTAAACAAGATTTATTTTACAATGTATTAGAAGAAAAGAGTGGATTTAAAATAGATGGAGATCATCAACTATTAAATCTTGTAACTAAATTATCAAGAGTAAAAAATGAATATGATAAGATAGAAAGTGCTTTATATGATGCTAAAACTAAAGGATATGGAGTTGTAGCTCCTTCGTTAGATGAGCTTAGCTTAGAAGAGCCTGAAATAATAAAACAAGGTAAACAATATGGAATAAAATTAAGAGCAAATGCACCTTCACTTCATATAATAAAAGCTGATATATCAACAGAAGTATCTCCTATAGTTGGAAATCAAACTCAAGGTGAAGAGATGATTAAATATTTACTAGATGAGTTTGAACAAAATCCTAGCGAATTATGGGAATCAAATATGTTTGGTAAATCATTAAATGATTTAGTTAAAGAACAATTACAAAGTAAGCTGTATACTATGCCAGAAGAAATAAGAGTTAAGATACAAAAAACATTACAAAAAATAATAAATGAAGGAAGTATGAATATAATAACTATATTATTATAA
- a CDS encoding NAD(P)H-dependent glycerol-3-phosphate dehydrogenase, whose translation MEKVCVLGTGSWGSALGLTLAKKGYEVSMWTLNEEQAKKINSTKENIDYLPGVLFPNNMIVTTSLEEAVSNSIIVVLAVPSQAIRSVCNQIKPFIKDEQIMVDVAKGLEKGTGLRLSEVVEEELPNNPYVTLSGPSHAEEVARDIPTTVVVASTNLEIARRVQDIFMGPKFRVYTNPDIVGVELGGALKNIIAFGAGICDGLGLGDNSKAALMTRGIREISRLGVAMGADASTFSGLSGIGDLIVTCTSMHSRNRRAGILIGQGKSLEETLEEVKMVVEGITATEVAYEISKKLNVDMPITSAIYSILHSNLNPNEVVIDLMMRNKTHEMEEIVDEKLGF comes from the coding sequence ATGGAAAAAGTATGTGTATTAGGAACTGGAAGTTGGGGGAGCGCATTAGGACTAACTTTAGCAAAAAAAGGATATGAAGTTAGCATGTGGACTCTTAATGAAGAACAAGCTAAAAAAATAAATAGTACAAAAGAAAATATAGATTATTTACCAGGTGTATTATTTCCAAATAATATGATTGTTACAACTTCTTTAGAAGAAGCTGTATCAAATAGTATAATTGTAGTTTTAGCAGTTCCATCACAGGCTATAAGAAGTGTATGTAATCAAATAAAGCCATTTATAAAAGATGAGCAGATAATGGTTGATGTAGCAAAAGGTTTAGAAAAAGGTACCGGACTTAGATTATCAGAAGTAGTAGAAGAAGAACTTCCGAATAATCCATATGTAACTTTATCAGGACCATCTCATGCAGAGGAAGTTGCAAGAGATATACCTACTACAGTAGTTGTAGCATCTACTAATTTAGAAATAGCTCGAAGAGTTCAAGATATATTTATGGGACCTAAGTTTAGAGTTTATACAAATCCAGATATAGTTGGAGTAGAACTTGGAGGCGCATTAAAAAATATAATAGCTTTCGGAGCAGGGATATGTGATGGATTAGGCCTTGGAGATAATTCAAAAGCTGCTCTTATGACTCGTGGAATTAGAGAGATAAGTAGATTAGGTGTTGCTATGGGAGCAGATGCTTCTACTTTTTCTGGATTATCGGGAATAGGTGACTTAATTGTAACTTGTACTAGTATGCATAGTAGAAACAGAAGAGCAGGTATCTTAATAGGGCAAGGAAAGAGTTTAGAAGAGACTTTAGAAGAAGTGAAAATGGTAGTAGAAGGAATAACTGCTACAGAAGTAGCTTATGAGATTTCTAAGAAGTTAAATGTAGATATGCCTATAACAAGTGCAATATACTCTATATTACATAGTAATTTAAACCCTAATGAAGTGGTAATAGATTTAATGATGAGAAATAAAACTCATGAAATGGAAGAAATAGTTGATGAAAAGCTAGGATTTTAA
- the plsY gene encoding glycerol-3-phosphate 1-O-acyltransferase PlsY produces the protein MLSYILIIIIAYLLGNISTSYIIAKKMIGVDIRTQGSGNAGSTNVLRTLGKKAGAMTFIGDLLKGVVAVFIAQLIAKVSGLDIATAGYLGVFGVVCGHNWPVFLGFKGGKGVATSLGAMIAMNPVLALSCFAIFLVIVIITKYVSLGAIVGISMSPIMMIFAKNNKGIIITLFLTLSVIFTHRENIKRLINGTERKIGQKKE, from the coding sequence ATGCTTAGTTATATATTGATTATCATAATTGCTTATCTTTTAGGTAATATATCTACTTCATACATAATAGCTAAAAAAATGATTGGTGTAGATATAAGAACTCAGGGATCTGGAAATGCGGGATCTACCAATGTACTTAGAACTTTAGGTAAAAAAGCCGGTGCAATGACTTTTATAGGAGATTTATTAAAAGGAGTTGTAGCAGTTTTTATAGCACAATTAATAGCAAAAGTGTCAGGATTAGATATAGCTACAGCTGGATACTTAGGAGTATTTGGAGTAGTATGTGGTCACAATTGGCCAGTATTCTTAGGTTTTAAAGGCGGTAAAGGAGTAGCAACTTCTTTAGGTGCGATGATTGCAATGAATCCTGTATTAGCACTATCTTGCTTTGCAATATTTTTAGTTATAGTAATAATTACTAAATATGTATCTTTAGGAGCTATAGTTGGTATATCTATGTCTCCTATAATGATGATATTTGCTAAAAATAATAAAGGTATAATAATTACATTATTTTTAACTTTATCAGTAATATTTACTCATAGAGAGAACATTAAACGATTAATAAATGGAACTGAGAGAAAGATAGGACAAAAGAAAGAATAA
- the der gene encoding ribosome biogenesis GTPase Der: MSDNRPVVAVVGRPNVGKSTLFNKLAGKRISIVEDTPGVTRDRIFTEVEWLNHYFTLIDTGGIEPDNGDIILSHMRNQAMLAMDMAHIILFVVDGKSGLTAADREVAQILRKTKKPVILVVNKIDSQSQFDNVYDFYELGLGVPFAISSANSMGLGDLLDEVVQNFPEGLNTEYDEDIIRVAITGKPNAGKSSILNNILGEERVIVSPIAGTTRDAVDTYVEKNGQKFLLIDTAGLRRKSKIYETVEKYSVIRSMAAVDRADVVLIVIDAKEGITEQDTKVAGIAHDEGKACVFVINKWDLIEKDNKTLGNYTKDVKEKFPFMMYAPVIFVSAKTNQRMNKILETVEYVASEHAKRVSTSALNDVIGEAVMLNQPPSDKGKRLKIYYGSQTGVKPPKFTLFINDKNLTHFSYQRYLENKIRENFGFEGTPVQFEYREKNRK; this comes from the coding sequence ATGAGTGATAATAGACCAGTAGTTGCGGTAGTAGGAAGACCAAATGTCGGAAAATCTACATTATTTAATAAATTAGCAGGAAAAAGAATATCTATAGTGGAAGATACTCCTGGAGTAACAAGAGATAGAATATTTACAGAGGTAGAGTGGTTAAATCACTACTTTACATTAATAGATACAGGAGGTATAGAGCCAGATAATGGAGATATAATATTATCTCATATGAGAAATCAAGCTATGCTTGCTATGGATATGGCTCATATAATACTTTTTGTAGTTGATGGAAAATCAGGATTAACAGCAGCAGATAGAGAAGTTGCTCAAATTCTTAGAAAGACTAAAAAACCAGTTATACTTGTAGTAAATAAAATAGATAGTCAAAGTCAATTTGATAATGTATATGATTTCTATGAATTAGGACTTGGCGTACCATTTGCAATATCAAGTGCTAATAGTATGGGACTTGGAGATTTATTAGATGAAGTTGTTCAAAACTTCCCAGAAGGATTAAATACTGAGTATGACGAAGATATAATAAGAGTTGCAATAACAGGTAAGCCTAATGCAGGTAAAAGTTCTATACTTAATAATATATTAGGTGAAGAGAGAGTTATAGTAAGTCCTATTGCAGGTACAACAAGAGATGCTGTTGATACTTATGTTGAAAAAAATGGACAAAAATTCCTTCTTATAGATACAGCAGGCCTTAGAAGAAAAAGTAAAATATACGAAACAGTAGAAAAGTATAGTGTAATAAGATCTATGGCGGCAGTAGACAGAGCAGATGTAGTATTAATAGTAATAGATGCAAAAGAAGGAATAACAGAACAAGATACAAAAGTTGCAGGTATAGCTCATGATGAAGGTAAAGCTTGTGTATTTGTAATAAATAAGTGGGACTTAATAGAAAAAGACAATAAAACTTTAGGAAATTACACTAAAGACGTTAAAGAAAAATTCCCATTTATGATGTATGCACCAGTAATATTTGTTTCAGCAAAAACTAATCAAAGAATGAATAAAATATTAGAAACAGTAGAATATGTAGCAAGTGAACATGCTAAGAGAGTATCAACTTCTGCATTAAATGATGTAATAGGTGAAGCTGTAATGTTAAATCAACCACCATCAGATAAAGGTAAGAGATTAAAGATTTACTATGGATCGCAAACAGGAGTTAAACCACCTAAGTTTACTTTATTTATAAATGATAAGAACTTAACTCATTTCTCATATCAAAGATATCTTGAAAATAAGATAAGAGAAAACTTTGGATTTGAGGGAACACCTGTACAATTTGAGTATAGAGAAAAGAATAGAAAATAA
- a CDS encoding DUF512 domain-containing protein, producing the protein MEVNVKNTNNIISKVYKDSIADELGIEVGDLLISINGEPIHDIIEYRFLLSDEYLELEIQKQNREVYIYEIEKDYDDDLGIEFTNPIIDKAKSCRNKCVFCFIDQLPKGMRETLYFKDDDSRLSFLQGNFVTLTNMSEEDINNIIKYRISPINISVHTTNPELRKTMIKNKFAGNLYSIMERLAEAQIQMNCQIVLCPGYNDKKELERTVSDLAKLYPYVNSVAAVPVGITKHRDHLPNLEIFNKQTAGETIDQVEKLHHKYLKELGTRFIFLSDEFYIMANRKLLNYDEYEGFIQFENGVGMISKFEREIEDYLENLSEYYKSKIKKVSIATGHSAYEFMCEMAKCIMEKCPNVQIDVYKIINNFFGDTITVSGLVTATDIIDQLKDKDLGETLYIPRSMLKADEEIFLDNITLEEISNIMEIEVVPCLNEGKDFIDKILK; encoded by the coding sequence ATGGAAGTAAACGTAAAAAATACAAATAATATAATAAGTAAAGTATATAAAGATAGTATTGCAGATGAGTTAGGAATAGAAGTTGGTGATTTACTTATTTCTATAAATGGGGAACCTATACATGACATAATAGAATACAGATTCTTACTAAGTGATGAATACCTAGAATTAGAAATACAGAAGCAAAATAGAGAAGTGTACATATATGAAATCGAAAAAGATTATGATGATGATTTGGGAATTGAATTTACAAATCCAATAATAGATAAAGCTAAAAGTTGTAGAAATAAATGTGTATTTTGTTTTATAGATCAATTGCCTAAAGGGATGAGAGAGACTCTTTATTTTAAAGATGATGATTCAAGACTTTCATTTTTACAAGGAAACTTTGTAACTCTTACTAATATGAGTGAAGAAGATATAAATAATATAATAAAATATAGAATAAGCCCTATAAATATATCAGTTCATACAACGAATCCTGAGCTTAGAAAAACTATGATAAAGAATAAGTTTGCAGGCAACTTATATAGCATAATGGAGAGATTAGCAGAAGCTCAAATTCAGATGAATTGTCAGATTGTTTTATGTCCAGGATACAATGATAAAAAAGAATTAGAAAGAACGGTATCTGATTTAGCTAAATTATATCCTTATGTAAACAGTGTGGCTGCTGTCCCAGTAGGTATAACTAAACATAGAGATCATTTACCTAATTTAGAAATATTTAATAAACAAACTGCAGGAGAAACAATTGATCAAGTAGAAAAGCTACATCATAAATATCTTAAAGAATTAGGAACTAGATTTATATTTTTATCAGATGAGTTTTATATAATGGCAAATCGAAAGTTATTAAACTATGATGAATATGAAGGATTTATACAATTTGAAAACGGAGTAGGTATGATAAGTAAATTTGAAAGAGAAATAGAGGATTACTTAGAAAATTTATCAGAATACTATAAATCTAAAATAAAGAAGGTATCTATTGCTACAGGTCATTCAGCATATGAATTTATGTGCGAAATGGCAAAATGTATAATGGAAAAATGCCCTAATGTACAGATAGATGTTTATAAAATAATAAACAACTTCTTTGGAGATACAATAACTGTTTCAGGTCTTGTAACAGCAACAGATATAATAGATCAGCTAAAGGATAAAGATTTAGGCGAAACACTATATATACCAAGAAGTATGTTAAAAGCTGATGAAGAAATATTCTTAGATAATATAACATTAGAAGAAATAAGTAATATTATGGAAATTGAAGTTGTACCTTGTTTAAATGAAGGTAAAGACTTTATAGATAAAATTTTGAAATAA
- a CDS encoding capping complex subunit for YIEGIA, giving the protein MGMNIGITDYTLGIITTDKNMKPVGGCPIIYANDNKDLQNKAMLMAKSVGGMVHAIDKETLIIVKH; this is encoded by the coding sequence ATGGGAATGAACATAGGTATAACTGATTATACTCTTGGTATAATTACAACTGATAAAAATATGAAACCAGTTGGAGGATGTCCTATAATTTATGCAAATGATAATAAAGATTTGCAAAATAAAGCTATGTTAATGGCAAAAAGTGTTGGTGGAATGGTTCATGCTATCGATAAGGAAACCTTAATTATAGTTAAACATTAG
- a CDS encoding YIEGIA domain-containing protein, with amino-acid sequence MDKIFFIGIIIGILSRLIMLHLDQKQYPTEPNILLSQLVLAFVASALGSLLVPALIERSYTSITFLSLAAQQFRQVRDNRRDTLQNLEDMQLIQRGNAFIEEIARTYEVRNYTCIITSFLTVGIYYIVSSEFKLGDTLSIIISSICGLALAFILKKLLTRQSIGDIADVVPSKISFVDECIMQVGELKGITNIGLEKDREKYLSQGLGIEIIPKDNSYANAGTIYDPGQRQAIIYNIYSRIGILREEDEPAFYPLPRINLNNGSLVIAVVPVDKDINKLIDAVKSCPILSSAKGKNVSLKNYKIDKKGSV; translated from the coding sequence ATGGATAAGATATTTTTTATAGGAATTATTATTGGAATATTATCGAGACTAATTATGTTACATTTAGATCAAAAACAATATCCAACAGAACCAAATATTTTACTATCCCAATTAGTTTTAGCATTTGTAGCATCGGCTTTAGGCTCTTTATTAGTACCTGCGCTTATAGAACGTTCGTATACATCTATTACGTTCTTATCTTTAGCAGCACAGCAATTTAGGCAAGTAAGAGATAATAGAAGAGATACTTTGCAAAATTTAGAAGATATGCAACTAATACAAAGAGGAAATGCTTTTATAGAAGAAATAGCTAGAACATATGAAGTTAGAAATTATACTTGTATAATAACTTCATTTCTTACAGTAGGGATTTATTATATAGTATCAAGCGAATTTAAATTAGGAGATACTCTATCAATTATAATTAGCTCTATATGTGGATTAGCTTTAGCATTTATACTTAAAAAGCTGCTTACAAGACAAAGTATTGGTGATATAGCAGATGTAGTACCTTCTAAAATTAGTTTTGTAGATGAATGCATTATGCAAGTAGGAGAATTAAAGGGTATAACTAATATAGGATTAGAAAAAGATAGAGAGAAATATTTATCTCAGGGATTAGGAATAGAAATAATACCGAAGGATAATAGTTATGCTAATGCAGGAACTATATATGATCCTGGTCAACGTCAAGCTATTATATATAATATATATTCTAGAATAGGAATATTAAGAGAAGAAGATGAACCAGCTTTTTATCCATTGCCAAGAATAAATCTAAATAATGGTAGTCTTGTAATAGCTGTTGTTCCAGTAGATAAAGATATAAATAAGTTGATAGATGCAGTTAAATCATGTCCTATTTTATCTAGTGCAAAGGGTAAAAATGTATCATTAAAAAATTATAAAATAGATAAGAAGGGAAGTGTATAG